ATCTGCTCCGCCTTAGAATAGACTGTATTTAACTGCTTGATCACTTTTTCATCGGTAGCGCGCAGCATCATGAGTTCAGTCACCGCTTTAATGGAGGCAACAGGTGTTTTGATGTCATGGCTTAAGCTGGCAACGAGTTCCTTCTTGCTGCGGTTCGCAGCATATTCACTATTACGCGCCGCCGCCAATTCCTCTCGCATGATGTCAAAGCTTTCGGTAAAAGCGCCAAACGGATTATTTTTGTCCATTTCCAAAGGAATGTCCAAATTCCCCCTTGCCACATTTAGAGCGAAGTCCTGCAGCTTTTGGAATGGTTTAAACACGTTATGATTAATAAATAGTATATATAGTGTAAACAGCACCGTTAACGTGGTAAATGTCACGAAAATCACAATCACAAGTTGTTTCTTGATCTGTTGGATCATTTCTTTATAATCATTGAAAATAATAAGCTTGCCCGCAGGGTTACCATTTACCATTACGTCCGAGATCGTATCTCTGTTTTTGATCGCATCATTTATCGTAGTGGAGGGTGCGCCCGCCGTTTGGTAGAGCATGTTGCCACTGTTATCAAGAACAGTAAATTGTTGATTTAATAAGCTGTAATCCCCTTGTTCGATATGTCCCCAATGGCTTTCAACCGTCTTTAATACCTCATTCACAGCAACAATATCCACATCGGTATTTTCCTTTGTCACAAGTACTAGTACAGAAAAAGAAACACCTGCAATAAAAACAATAAGGATTAATAAGAACATCCATTTCATTCTCATGACTTGCTATCCTCTAAGACGTACCCCGTTCCCCATACGGTTTTGATATATTGCGGTTCGTTGGGATTAACTTCGATTTTCTCGCGTAAATGACGAATATGTACATTGAGCGTTCCATCTCCGGTAAAGGAATCACCCCACACATTGTGGAACAACTCTTCTTTGGTGACTACTTTATTTTTATTTTTCACCAAATAGCAGAGCAGTTTATATTCTAATGACTTGAGTTTGATATCCACACCGTCCACGCGGACACGGCAAAGCGCACAGTCAATCTTGACCTGCCCAAACTCCAGGATTTCAGGGGGACTGCTATTCCCGCCATATCTTTTGAGTACCGCCTTTACTTTGGCAAGCAATATGCTAAGTGTATAGGGCTTCTGTATGTAATCATCTCCGCCTATGTTGAGTGCAATGAGGACATCGTCATCACTCGAACGAGCACTAATAAACAGAATCGGAATCTGCGTCGTCTGCCGCAGCCTCTTGCATAGATCAAAGCCGGATGAATCACCGAGAT
The window above is part of the Paenibacillus lutimineralis genome. Proteins encoded here:
- a CDS encoding HAMP domain-containing sensor histidine kinase produces the protein MRMKWMFLLILIVFIAGVSFSVLVLVTKENTDVDIVAVNEVLKTVESHWGHIEQGDYSLLNQQFTVLDNSGNMLYQTAGAPSTTINDAIKNRDTISDVMVNGNPAGKLIIFNDYKEMIQQIKKQLVIVIFVTFTTLTVLFTLYILFINHNVFKPFQKLQDFALNVARGNLDIPLEMDKNNPFGAFTESFDIMREELAAARNSEYAANRSKKELVASLSHDIKTPVASIKAVTELMMLRATDEKVIKQLNTVYSKAEQIHLLVTDMFHATLEELKELKVTVSEAYSSVLNGMISNVNYDDQISCEPIPDCILLTDVMRLQQVFDNIISNAYKYAGTSVKITSLVSHTHLELYINDYGNGITSDELPLLFNKFYRGNNAEGQSGSGLGLYISKYLMQKMQGDIECYNREDGFTVTLKIKLA
- a CDS encoding response regulator transcription factor; its protein translation is MNYDCLIVDDETVLAETTSEYFNMFEVKSAYVTSAEACEQFLRENETSLILLDINLGDSSGFDLCKRLRQTTQIPILFISARSSDDDVLIALNIGGDDYIQKPYTLSILLAKVKAVLKRYGGNSSPPEILEFGQVKIDCALCRVRVDGVDIKLKSLEYKLLCYLVKNKNKVVTKEELFHNVWGDSFTGDGTLNVHIRHLREKIEVNPNEPQYIKTVWGTGYVLEDSKS